The following is a genomic window from Streptomyces lincolnensis.
GTTCCGGGACCTCGCCGGTCGGCCCCGGGGCGTCGGGTTCGTCGCTGATCATCACGGTACGGTCGTCACCAGCCACGAGACCGTCGACGGACTGTCCCGGCTCGTGCTGTACGGCGCCGGGGACCGCAGTTGTGTCGTGACCGCCGACGCGGTGACCCCGCTGCCCGACCTGGACCTGGCCCTCGTACGCACCGAGGGCCTGGGCGTGGACCCGCTTCCGGTGACCGTGCGGGACCGCATCGAGACCGGCACGTATGTGAGGCTCCCGGCCGGCTGCTGGCGTGAGGCCCGGGTGCTGGGCTCGGGCGGAGTGACGTACACGGCCACGGATCGCTTCCGTCTCCTCGACGACGTACTGGAGTTGGCGATCGGAACCGCCGGCCGCGACGCGCTGCGCCTGGGCGGCGGGGCCGCGGGAGGGCCGGTGCTCGACGCCACGACCGGTGCCGTGATCGGCGTCCTCGGCACGGCACTTCAGAGCGGTCACCGGGACGTCGGCTTCGCGGTGCCCCTGCGACCCGCCGCGCACGCTGCCCTCGCCGACCTCCTCCTCAGGAACGCGGCGACGGTTCCCGCGTACGACACCGACCTCAACCTCGCGGGCGTGCTGGAACTGACGGCGACCTCCGTGGGACAGGACGGGCCGACGGGGGCCGGTCAGCCGGACGCGGGGACGTCCGGCTCCGGGTGGTGCGGGGGCGTGGGGCCGGTCGAACGGGCCGTCGCAGCGGGGGAGTTGGAGAAGTTTCTGCGAGGGCCGGCCCTCGTGCTCGGGCTGGTCGGGGTGCCTGGGAGTGGTCGTACGACGGAGCTCGCTGCCCTGGCCGCTCGGCGGCACCGGAGTGCGGAACCGGCGCCCACGCTGTGGCTGCGGGGTGCCGACCTCAAGGACGACGACGGCTCCGTGGCGGACGCGGCGGGCAGGGCGCTGGCCCGGGCGGCCAGGATCGTCGCCGCCTCGCAGTCCACGGACCCAGCGGACCTCGGTGACATCACACCGGAGCGCCTGGCCCACCTCTCCCGTACCGCCGGCCGCCCCCTCCTGCTCCTCCTCGACGGTCCCGAGGAGATGCCCCCCGTCCTGGCTCACCGCCTCCCCGCCTGGAGCGACGGCACGGCGAAGTGGCTGCGGGAGACAGGGGCACGGCTGGTGGTCGCCTGCCGACCGGAGTACTGGGAGAAGGCGGGTTCGGCCTTCTCCCGGGACCTGCTGCACACCGTGCACCTCGGGGACCTGACCGACCAGGAGGCTGCCGAGGCCCGCACGCGCTACCGGATCCCCGAGGGCGCCCTCACCGACGCCCGCCACCCCCTCACGCTCCGCCTGTACGCGGAGATCCACGCAGCGCTCCAGAGCGTGCAAGGCATCCCTGGCATCCAGAGCGACGCCCCCATCGACCGCGACGACGTCTTCTCCGCCCACCTCGACCTCATGTGCCTCCGCATCGCCGTCCGCCTCGCCGCCCAGAACGGCCTCCGGGGCACCGCCGTACGCCGGCTGGCCGCCAAGGTGTCCGGGCAGGTCCACGAGGCCGCCCGCCGCAGTCTCGGCCCGGGACAGGGCGAGCTGGACCGGCAGTCGTTCGAGGCGGTGTTCCCCTGGGGCCAGGCCCCTGCGCGCCTCGGCGGTGGCACCGGCTGGGCCTCGGCCGTCCTCACCGAGGGCCTGCTCGTGCCCGCCGGCAACGGCTACCGCTTCGCCCACGAGGAACTCGCCGACTGGATCCAGGGCATGCACCTGGACCTGGACGAGGCACTGCGCGCCCTCGTCCACCGCCGCACCCACCTCCACCCGGACCGTCCGCTCCCCGTCCCGCACCACCGCATCGGCCCCGTCGTCCAGGCCCTGCTGCTCCTGGCCCGGCAGCACGGCACCCCTCAACTCGCGCTGCGCCTGGAGGAGTTGGTGTACGCGCTGGACGCCGACCCGGACTCCTGGTGGGCCGCCAGGCTCCTCGCCGAGGTTCTGCGGCGGGTCCCGGACGCGACGCCGTACACCGCCGTACTCCATCTGCTCATCGACCGCGTCGTCGCCTGGCGGCGGCGCGGATGCCCGGTACCGGCCGAGTTCGGGCCCGACCTGTGGACCGCCCTGGCGCTCCCGCACGGCACCCGCTTCGAGCTCCTGCGCAGGCTCGTCCTGGCCGACGGGCCGCCGCACGAGGACGGTCCGCGGTTCCTGGACGCCGTGGCCGCACTGCTGACCGCCGATCCCACCGCCGTACCACCCCACCTCACCCGCTGGTTCGACGACGAGCGGCCGCTGCCGGCCACCCCGGACGCGACCGTGGCGACGGCCGCGCAGGCGCTGCTGCACACGCACCGCCACGGGGCGCTGGACGACCTCACCGAGGTGCTCGTGGACTGCGCGCACGCCAGGGCCGACGAACTGCTCGCCGTTCTCGCGGAGGACGAGCCGTCGGCGATCTGCCGGGCCGTCGACCGGTGGGCGCACGACGAGCGGCCCGCGCGACGGGTCGCCGCGGTGGCGTACGGACTGCGCGCCGCCCCGCACCTCCGCACCGAGGCCGACCGCGAACTGCTGCGCTACGCCGCCCTCGCCCTGCTCGCCCGCCCCGCCGACTGCACCCTGCACGGCGGCGCGCTCGCCCTCCTGGTCCGGGACCCGGTCACCCGCGCCCGCCATCTCCCGCAGGCCCTCGGGCACTTCGTGGCCGGTGACCCGCAGCTGCCGGCCGGCGCGCTGGTCCCCGCCCTGGCCAGCCACCCGGACCAGGTCCTGGACGCCTTCCGCGCGCGGCTGCGCCGCCCGGACGCCGGGGAGGCGCTGCGCACCCTCGCCGACGTCACCACGCCCACCCCGGCCCGCCGGGTCGCCGACCTGGTGCGGGAGGCGGTGGAGCGGCGCCCGGAGAGCGCCGTGCACGTGGCCGCGTACGTCGACCGGCGCCTGGACCACGGGCCGACGGCCCGGGCGGTACTCCTGCCGCTGGTCACCGGCCTGCTGCACGGCGGCTCCGAGCAGGTGCGAGCCGCCCTCGCGACCGTTCTGACCGCCTCCGGCACGCCCGCCTCCCGCCCGCTGCGCCAGGAGCTCCTGGAGATCCTCCTGAGCCAGGAACACGCCCCCTCCGTCCTGGTCGCCGTCCTGCACGCGGCGGCCGCGCGCCGCGACGACCCGCTGTGTGCCCGCGGTCTCGTCCACCGCACCGGCCTCCTCCTCGTCCGTACGCCCGAAGGAGCCGCCCTCTTCGACCGCGACCTCGTCGACCTGGGACGACACGTCCCCGGCTTCGCCGCACGCCTCGTCGGCTGGCTGACCGACACCCCGCAGGAGTGGGCGGCGGTGGTGGGCCCCAGCGCCCGCCGGATGATCGAGAATCTGGCGGGTGTCCGCGTCCCCGCGTGACGGGACCGTGCCGAGTCCACGTGCGCCGGGTCACAGCCCCCATGCCGATGCGGGTCCGAAGCGCCCGGCATGGCACCCTTAGACCTGCGTTACGAGGCAACCACGGACACGGGTTCGACGAGTTTGCGACAAGGAGCAGTCACAGTGCAGCGCTGGCGTGGCTTGGAGGACATCCCCGAGGACTGGGGGCGCAGCGTCGTCACCATCGGCTCCTACGACGGAGTCCACCGCGGACACCAGCTGATCATGCGGCACGCCGTGGACCGCGCCCGCGAGCTGGGCGTCCCCGCGGTCGTCGTCACCTTCGACCCGCACCCCAGCGAGGTCGTCCGCCCCGGCAGCCACCCGCCGCTGCTCGCCCCGCACCACCGCCGCGCCGACCTCATGGCCGAGCTGGGCGTGGACGCGGTGCTGATCCTGCCCTTCACCACGGAGTTCTCGAAGCTGTCGCCGGCCGACTTCGTCGTCAAGGTCCTGGTCGACAAGCTGCACGCCAAGGCGGTCGTCGAGGGCCCCAACTTCCGCTTCGGCCACAAGGCCGCCGGGAACGTGGACTTCCTCACCGAGCAGGGCAAGGTCTACGACTTCGAGGTCGAGGTCGTCGACCTGTACGTGTCCGGCGAGGCGGGCGGCGGCGAACCCTTCTCCTCGACCCTGACCCGGCGCCTGGTCGCCGAGGGCGACGTCGAGGGCGCCGCCGAGATCCTGGGCCGCCCGCACCGGGTGGAGGGCGTGGTCGTCCGCGGCGCCCAGCGCGGCCGCGAGATGGGCTTCCCGACGGCCAACGTCGAGACCCTGCCCCACACCGCCATCCCCGCCGACGGCGTCTACGCCGGCTGGCTGCACGTCGAGGGAGAGGCGATGCCCGCCGCGATCTCCGTCGGCACCAACCCGCAGTTCGACGGCACCGAGCGCACGGTGGAGGCGTACGCCATCGACCGCGTCGGCCTCGACCTGTACGGCCTGCACGTCTGCGTCGACTTCCTCGCCTTCGTCCGCGGCCAGGCGAAGTTCGACACGCTCGACGCGTTGCTCGTCCAGATCGGCGAGGACGTCAAGCGCTGCCGTGAGCTGGTCGCGGGGGCGAGTTCCGGCGAGTAGTTCGCCTACGACGACGAAAGGCGGCCGGTGCCCGAAGGCACCGGCCGCCTTTCGTGTACGTGCGGCTACTGCTGTGGGGGCGGCGGGGGCGGGGCCTGGCCCGGCTGGGGATAGCCGTAGCCCTGGGGCGGATAGCCGTAGCCCTCCTGCTGCGGGGGGCCCGCCGGGGGCTGGCCCTGTTGCGGGTAGGGCTGCTGCCCGGGGTGTCCGGGCTGGGCGGGCGGCGGGCCCTGCTGCGGGTAGGGCTGGCCGTACGGCTGTCCCGGGGCCGGCTGGCCCGGCTGGCCGGGCTGCTGCGGGTACGGGGTCGGCTGGCCCGGGGCCTGGCCGGGGTACGGCTGGCCCGGCATCTGCTGGCCCGGCATCGGCGGGGCGACGAGCGGGGGCTGCTGGTTGCTGCCCTCGTTGGTCCACAGGCCGTGCATCTGCTGGTGGCGGACGAAGTCCTCGGCGACCATCGCCGCGAGGTTGAAGTACGCCTCCCGGACCTTCGGCCGCATCATGTCGAGGTCGACCTCGGCACCGGCGGACAGGTGCTCGTCGAAGGGCACGACGATCACGCCCCGGCACCGGGTCTCGAAGTGCGTCACGATGTCCTCGACCTTGATCATCTTGCCGGTCTCGCGGACCCCCGAGATGACGGTGATGGACCGCGAGACGAGGTCGGCGTATCCGTGCGCCGACAGCCAGTCCAGCGTCGTACTGGCGCTGCTCGCACCGTCCACGGACGGTGTGGAGATGATGATGAGCTGGTCGGCGAGGTCGAGCACCCCGCGCATGGCGCTGTAGAGCAGACCGGTACCGGAGTCGGTCAGGATGACCGGGTACTGGTTGCCGAGCACGTCGATCGCGCGCCGGTAGTCCTCGTCGTTGAAGGTCGTCGAGACGGCCGGGTCGACGTCGTTGGCGATGATCTCCAGGCCGGAGGGCGCCTGGGAGGTGAACCGCCGGATGTCCATGTACGAGTTGAGGTGCGGGATCGCCTGGACGAGGTCGCGGATGGTGGCCCCGGTCTCGCGCCGTACCCGGCGGCCGAGCGTGCCGGCGTCCGGGTTGGCGTCGATCGCGAGGATCTTGTCCTGGCGCTCGATGGCGAGCGTGGAGCCGAGGGCCGTGGTGGTGGTCGTCTTGCCGACGCCGCCCTTCAGGCTGATGACGGCGATGCGGTAGCAGGACAGCACCGGCGTGCGGATGAGCTCCAACTTGCGCTGGCGCTCGGCCTCTTCCTTCTTGCCGCCCAGCTTGAACTTGCCGCCGGCCGTCGGACGACTGCTCTTCGCCTTCTGCTTCTTGCTGTTGATCAGCCGGTCCGAGGACAGCTCCACGGCCGCGGTGTAACCCAGCGGCGTGGCACTGGGGTTGGCCGTGTGCCGCTGGTCGTGCTGCATGGCCTGCGGCCAGGCGGCAGCGGCGTCGGGGCCGGGCCCGGCGGCCGGGGGCTGCGCGGGGTACTGCTGGGGTTGAGGCTGGGGCTGGGGAGCGTTCGGCGGCGCTGCGTTGGGGTGCGGCGCGTGGGGGTGCGCCGGGTTGGGCTGTTGCGGGGCTCCCGGGTGGCCCTGCTGCGCGGGCGGCTGGGGCGGCTGGGGGAAGCCGTAACCGCCCTGCTGGGCCTGGGGGTTGGGCTGGTTCGGCGCGCCCGGCGCGGGTTGCGGGAAGCCGTAACCGGACGGCTGCGGGGCGGCGGGCGGCTGGGCACCGGGCTGGGCGCCGGGGTGCGGGAAGCCGTAGCCACCCTGGGCGTTGGGCGCGGGGGCCGGCGGTTGCGGCTGGGCCTGGGGGTGCGGGAAGCCGTAGCCACCCTGCGGCGGGGCCGGAGGGGTGGGCGGGGTCGCGGGCGCGGCGGCGTTCTCGCTGCCGGGCTGGGGGAAGCCGTAGCCAGCGGGCGGCGTGGGCTGCCCCGGTGCCGGGGGCTGGTTCCAGCCGGCCGGTGCGGGCTGCGGGGCCTGCGGATGGAACGGCTGCTGCGGGGCGGCGGGCGGCTGGGCACCGGGGTGGGCGCCGGGCTGGCTGCCGGGGTGCGGGAAGCCGTAGCCGCCCTGGGGGTTCGGCGCGGGGGCCGGCGGTTGCGGCTGGGCCTGGGGCTGCGGGAAGCCGTAGCCGCCCTGGGGGTTCGGTGCCTGGTCCGGCTGGGCGGCGGCGTCCGGCTGCGGCTGTGCCGGCCACTGGGCCGCCGGGGCGGGCGCGGCGGGCTGGTAGGACGGCGGCAGCGGCGGGACACCGCTCTGCGGGGCCGGCGGGGGAGTCCAGGCGGGCTGGGCCTCGGGTGCGGTGGCGGCGGGGGAGGGGGCAGCGGTGGCGGCGTCCGGTGCGGGGCTGCGGGGGTCCGGGGCGGGTGCCGGCACCGGCGCGGGGGCCTGGGGTGGAGCCGAGCCGTCTGTGGACGGAGCGTCGGTGGACGGGGAGTCGGGCACCTGGGCGCCCTGGGCGTCGTCGGCGCCTTCCGGCTCCTGCGCGGCCTCGCCGGTCTCCTGGTCGGCCCCGGGTTCCTCCGCCGTGACCGTGGCGCCGTCCGTCTCGTCGGCGGAGGCTTCCTCGGAGGTGCTCACCTCGGCGGGCTCGGACGCGTCGCCGTCGGGCTCCGCGGAGGTGTCGCCGCCGTCCGTCGGGGTTCCGGCACCGGCCTCGGAGGTCTCGGCGGTCGGTTCGGCGACGGCGGGGGCGGTGCTCTCGGCCGCGTCCTCACCGGAGGTGTCGCCGGAGGGCTCCGCGGCGTCCGCGGCGGCGCGCTCCGCGATCTCGCGCTTGAGGGCGGACGACGAGATCCGCATGGTCGCGCCGCTGACGAGGTCGCCGGACTCGTCCTCCTGCGGTGCGGGCGTACCGGCGGCAGGGGTCGACCAGGGCTGCTGGTAGGAACCGGCGGGCGGCTGGTCCGGCACGGCCACCGGAGCTCCGACCGGTGGGGGCGGCGTGGCGGGGGAGGGCGCCGGGGGCGGCGGTGTCGGGGCCGCCGGAGCCGCGTTCGAGGAGTTCTGCGTGTACCAGGCCGGTGGCGCGTAGTCGATCGTGAACTCGCCCGTCAACTCGATGGCGGACTCCGCGTCGGACTGGTCGTCGTCGGGTGTGTCCCAGCCCCCGCGGATCCCGTCCCGATCGCTGTTCACAGTTCCTCCTGGTGTGGTCGAGCACCCTCAAGCCGTGCTGGGGCGACCGTTTCTGTCGTCCGATTCGCCGGGCTGTCCCCCTTGGGCCCCGGGCCCTGTTGTCGCATCGCCCGCACCACCCGCTCACGGGTACTCACGACGTGCTCTGCCCCAGCCTAATCACCAAAACCACGACCCCGGCAGGCCCGCCCACTCGACGGGCTTCCGCGAAGCCCGCTAATTCCTTCGATAACCCACCAAGTTGGACAGGGCATCCCGGCCCGAACCGCACGCCGAACCGTCCGCCGGCCCACACGGCGTCCTGCACTCCGCGGAGCCCTTCGGAGTCGTACCGGACGAACCTGTCAGTCCATCCGGCGCGCGACGCCCAGCAGTCCGGTCTCGGAGTCCGTGGCCTGTGTCATCACGTACTGCCGGTCCCGGTCCGTGCACCACAGCGTGACGCCGTCCTGCAATCCGGGCAGGGACTGCATCTCGGGGCGCGGCAGACCGATCACGCGGGCGATCTCGGTGGCCTCGTCCGGTGACACCCGCTGGATGCCCACGAGCCGCGCCTGGCGCATCAGCCGGGGCGCGACCGGGCTCAGATACGGCAGCAGCGTGAGCACGGACTGCCAGGGCGCCGACACCACACGTCCGCGCGGCGGCCGCATACCGCAGTCCCGCACCACCAGCACCGGTGTACCGGCCGACGCGCCCTGCGGGGGCACCCGGCCCACGTCGTACACCGCCAGGCCGTTCTGCCCGCCGCCCATGGCGTGCACCATCGGCATCCAGGCCTGCGCCCGGCCGGTCTCCACCGCCACGCGCGCGCCCGTCGCCGCCGCGCGCAGCGCCAGCACCTGGGCCGTCCACAGGCCACCGATGAGGACGATGTCGTACGGCGTCGGGCGGTTGACGCCCAGAACGGCCGGCTGGCCCTCGGTGTTGACGCCCGCCACCACGCCGTCGTCGCCTATGGGCAGGGAGAGCGCGCCCACCTGCTCGACGGGCAGGGTGTGCCGCTGGTGCCGGGGGCCCATCAGTCCGAAGCCGGTGCGCAGCCGCTCCCCGAAGCCCGGGGCGGCGGGCGAGGTCGAGGTCATGGACATCAGCGGGCACCTCCGAGCGGCAGGGTGGCGAGAACGCCGGGGAGTTGTTCACGGTCCAGCCGCGCGAGCCCGGCCTTCGCCCCGCGCGCGGCCCGCTCCAGATCGCGTCGCGCGTTGGTCAGTTCCTGGTTGCTGCGGCCGGTGATGCGGAGGTGGCCCGTGACGTTCACGTCCTGCCGGCCGCCGCGGGCCAGGGTCAGGCTGAACGTCGTCGCGAGGGCGGGCACGGCCGTGAGCTGTGCCACCAGCTGGGCCAGGGAGGTGCCCGAAGCGCCCAGCTGGGGCCAGCGGCGCACCCAGTACGTGGTGTGCCGGCGGTTGTCGCAGCGCCAGCTGCGGCTGGACTCCTCCGTGCGCCGCTGCGGCGACTCGTCCGGGCCGATCGGCGCGGCCTGCGCGGTCACCATCGGGTTGGCGCACGCGGAGGTGGCGATCGCGGAGGTCAGCTCCTCCTCCGTGAGGAGGTTCGCCTGGAAGCCCGCACCGGTCAGCCGGCTGGACAGGTGCTCGGCCGCCCGCACCAGGCACTTCTGCGCCCCGCGCAGACCGCCGCCGCGCGCGGCCACCGCCTCCGGGCACAGCTCCGGGTCGAGCTTCAGCGCGATCCACGTGATGCGCACCGCGGGGGAGCCCGCCTGGGCCTGCAACGGCGCGTAGTTGCTCACCACGACCGACTGCTGGGGCAGGTGCAGCGCGGGCGCGGGCTGGGTGTGCACGACGACCTGGGCCGACTCCAGCTGGATGCCGTCGACCTCCAGGGCGTCCTGCACGAGCGCGAGGGGCAGCGGACGGCGGCTGCGCTCGGCGCGCAGCGCGCCCGCGTCCGACTCCACCTGGAGCACCGCGGTGATGAAGCCGCCGTCGCCCACCATGCCCACCGGCCGCCGCTGGTCGCGGTCGTCGCCGCGGGTGAAGCTGTACGTCCGCAGGGTCGGGTCGCACTCCACGGCGGGCGCCAGCGCGGAGTCGGTGCCCGGCGGCACCACGGTGTTCGCGGCCTTGCGGGTGCGCGCTCGCAGCGCCAGCAGCGTGCCCAGCCACTCGGGCAGGGAGAGCCCCCGGCGTCGTACCAGAGCGAGCACCACGAGCACTGCGGCGACCACGCCCGCCGGAACGAGCGCCACCGTGCCGATGACCCAGCCGGTCACCACGACGGCGGCCGCCACCTCAAGCATGACCAGCCGCTGCACCGCGAACGAGCCGCCATGGCCCGAGCGCGACTTCAGATGCGGCGTGACCGACCCGCGGTACGGCGCGGAGGCGGCCGGAGCCGCTCCCGAACCCGCCCTCGGCGGCTGAGAGGAAGACGATCCGCGCGAACCTGATCGGCGCGCGCCCCCCGATCGCGGCCGCGATTGCGATCGCGACCGCGCCCGCGTTGCGGAAGCCATCACTCCAAAACCCCCGAACTCTCCCGAAACTCCATGCGCTGTGGCCCCTTCAAGGCCTGAGCACCCTACCCGTGCCACCAGCACGGTCACGCAACAGGCATAGTAGGGGGCGGCTCTGACAGCCGAGGCATCAGAGGCAATTGAGGACGGGGGACGGATCTTCACAGGTCCCCCACGGCTCCGCACGGGGAGAGAGCGGACACAGATGGCATCACGGCGGGATGAACTCAACGCCTACACCTTCGCGAAGCGCCGTACGCTCGCATCCTTCCTGCGTCCGTCACCGACGGGCTCCGAGGAAGGCGCACCGAAGCCGATGAAGGCGCTGCTGCCCGGCGTCGTCGTCGCCCTGGTGATCCTCCTCGTGTTCGGAGGCATCGGCATCTTCAAACCGACGGCACCCGTGGGCTGGAAGAAGCCCGAGGAGCACGTCATCGTCGCGAGCAAGTCGACCACGCGGTACGTGGTGCTGAAGACGGGGAGCCAGGTGCAGCTCCACCCGGTCCTCAACATGGCGTCCGCCAAGCTCCTGCTGGACCCCAGCAAGTCCGACGTCATCACGGTCGACGAGAAGGTCCTGGACAGCGGCAACCCGCCGCACGGCGCCACGGTCGGCATCCCGTACGCCCCCGACCGCCTGCCCTCCGCCGACGAGGCCGAGGCCGCCAAGCGCTGGGCGGTGTGCGAGCGCCCCGGTGAGGGCGGCCGCGCCATCCAGAAGGCGGCCTTCGTCTTCGCCGAGAAGGAGTTCGGCAAGACCGAGGGCAAGAACAGGCTCAACGGCGGCGACCTGATGTACGTGGTCGCGCCGGACGAGAAGACGCAGTACGTGGTGGACGCGCGGGGCACCGCGTACGAGATCGGGGACACCTCCGACACCGAGCTGCTGAGGGCTCTCGACACCCAGGGCCGTAAGCCGCAGCGCGTCTCCCAGGAGTGGCTGGACACGCTGCACAAGGGGGACCCGATCTCGATGCCCACGGTCGAGGGCACGCCCGGAGCGCCTGCCGACGCGGGCCTCCCGGAGCAGTTCGACAAGGTCGGCGAGGTCATCAGGGCCCCCATCGGCTCGCGGATGCAGTACTTCGTGGTGCAGCCGGGCGGCGTGGCCGAGATCTCCGAGTTCGTCGCCACCCTGCTGCTGAACAGCGCCGATCTCGTCGCCGTCGGACAGGCCGGTGAGGCGCAGCCGGTGGCCCCCGGCGCGATCGTCGACAGCAAGCCCTTCCGGACGGCGGGGAACACCTGGCCGCTGCTCAAGCCGAAGACGGTCAACGACGGCGACAGCGCCACCGCCGGCCGCAACACCGTCTGCAACGTCCTGCTCTCGGTCGGTACGACGGGCGACGCGAAGGGGCGGACGACGCTGTCCACCTGGGTGGGCACCGACTTCCCCGCCACGCTGCCCACCGGCTCCTCCAGCGGCTACGTGACGGCCGGCTCCGGCCAGCTCTACCGCCAGTTCCAGGGCACGGAGACCGCGGCCGGCGGTGTCTTCCTGGTCACCGACACCGGCCTGCGCTACGCCCTCCAGTCCAACAGCGACAGCGCCACCGACGACCAGGGCATCGGCACCTCGGCCAAGCAGAAGGAGCAGGAGCTCCAGGAGGCCAAGATCGCCCAGACCCGGCTCGGTTACGAGAAGGTGAACCCCACGCCCGTCCCCGTGGAGTGGTCGACGTTCCTGCCGACCGGCCCGCGCCTGTCGGAGTCGGCGGCACGACAGCCGCAGGGCTCCTAGTCGCGGGATGGAGGAGAACGAAGCCATGCTGAACGGCGAAGCCATGCTGAACGCGAGGACGTCGGTGATCCGGGGACGGGGCAGGAGGACGGCGGCCCTGGCCGCCGCCACCGCGGTCGTGGCGAGCGCCTCGGTGGTCGGCCTCTCCGCCCCGGCGGCCCACGCGGACGACGGCCAGTGCACCTTCCCCGCGAAGAAGTACGCGGGCCGCCCCTGGGCGCTCCAGCGCGTCAACCTCGACGCGCTGTGGTCGATCTCCACGGGCAAGGGGGTCGACGTGGCGGTCATCGACACCGGGGTCGACATCAAGAACCCCCAGCTCACGAAGGCCGTGGACGCCTCCAAGGGGATGAACAACCTCCCCGCGAAGAACTCCAAGGGCGAGAAGATCGAGCGCGGCAGCACCAAGGGCACCGACGACAGCGTCGGCCACGGCACGCGCGTGGCCGGCATCATCGCGGCCCGGCCGGTCAAGGGCACCGGCTTCGTGGGCCTGGCCCCGGACGCGAAGATCATCCCGATCAAGCAGAACAACGCGGAGGGCGACGGAACGGCGGACACGCTGGCGGCGGCGATCCGTCACGCGGTCCAGCAGGGCGCCGAGGTCATCAACATCTCCCAGGACACGGCCAACGCCCTGAAGCCCAACTCGGACCTGGAGCTGGCGGTCGACGAGGCCCTCGCCCGGAAGGTCGTGGTCGTCGCCTCGGCCGGCAAC
Proteins encoded in this region:
- a CDS encoding trypsin-like peptidase domain-containing protein; the encoded protein is MAGWDEALVRFRDLAGRPRGVGFVADHHGTVVTSHETVDGLSRLVLYGAGDRSCVVTADAVTPLPDLDLALVRTEGLGVDPLPVTVRDRIETGTYVRLPAGCWREARVLGSGGVTYTATDRFRLLDDVLELAIGTAGRDALRLGGGAAGGPVLDATTGAVIGVLGTALQSGHRDVGFAVPLRPAAHAALADLLLRNAATVPAYDTDLNLAGVLELTATSVGQDGPTGAGQPDAGTSGSGWCGGVGPVERAVAAGELEKFLRGPALVLGLVGVPGSGRTTELAALAARRHRSAEPAPTLWLRGADLKDDDGSVADAAGRALARAARIVAASQSTDPADLGDITPERLAHLSRTAGRPLLLLLDGPEEMPPVLAHRLPAWSDGTAKWLRETGARLVVACRPEYWEKAGSAFSRDLLHTVHLGDLTDQEAAEARTRYRIPEGALTDARHPLTLRLYAEIHAALQSVQGIPGIQSDAPIDRDDVFSAHLDLMCLRIAVRLAAQNGLRGTAVRRLAAKVSGQVHEAARRSLGPGQGELDRQSFEAVFPWGQAPARLGGGTGWASAVLTEGLLVPAGNGYRFAHEELADWIQGMHLDLDEALRALVHRRTHLHPDRPLPVPHHRIGPVVQALLLLARQHGTPQLALRLEELVYALDADPDSWWAARLLAEVLRRVPDATPYTAVLHLLIDRVVAWRRRGCPVPAEFGPDLWTALALPHGTRFELLRRLVLADGPPHEDGPRFLDAVAALLTADPTAVPPHLTRWFDDERPLPATPDATVATAAQALLHTHRHGALDDLTEVLVDCAHARADELLAVLAEDEPSAICRAVDRWAHDERPARRVAAVAYGLRAAPHLRTEADRELLRYAALALLARPADCTLHGGALALLVRDPVTRARHLPQALGHFVAGDPQLPAGALVPALASHPDQVLDAFRARLRRPDAGEALRTLADVTTPTPARRVADLVREAVERRPESAVHVAAYVDRRLDHGPTARAVLLPLVTGLLHGGSEQVRAALATVLTASGTPASRPLRQELLEILLSQEHAPSVLVAVLHAAAARRDDPLCARGLVHRTGLLLVRTPEGAALFDRDLVDLGRHVPGFAARLVGWLTDTPQEWAAVVGPSARRMIENLAGVRVPA
- a CDS encoding bifunctional riboflavin kinase/FAD synthetase, with protein sequence MQRWRGLEDIPEDWGRSVVTIGSYDGVHRGHQLIMRHAVDRARELGVPAVVVTFDPHPSEVVRPGSHPPLLAPHHRRADLMAELGVDAVLILPFTTEFSKLSPADFVVKVLVDKLHAKAVVEGPNFRFGHKAAGNVDFLTEQGKVYDFEVEVVDLYVSGEAGGGEPFSSTLTRRLVAEGDVEGAAEILGRPHRVEGVVVRGAQRGREMGFPTANVETLPHTAIPADGVYAGWLHVEGEAMPAAISVGTNPQFDGTERTVEAYAIDRVGLDLYGLHVCVDFLAFVRGQAKFDTLDALLVQIGEDVKRCRELVAGASSGE
- a CDS encoding SCO5717 family growth-regulating ATPase; its protein translation is MNSDRDGIRGGWDTPDDDQSDAESAIELTGEFTIDYAPPAWYTQNSSNAAPAAPTPPPPAPSPATPPPPVGAPVAVPDQPPAGSYQQPWSTPAAGTPAPQEDESGDLVSGATMRISSSALKREIAERAAADAAEPSGDTSGEDAAESTAPAVAEPTAETSEAGAGTPTDGGDTSAEPDGDASEPAEVSTSEEASADETDGATVTAEEPGADQETGEAAQEPEGADDAQGAQVPDSPSTDAPSTDGSAPPQAPAPVPAPAPDPRSPAPDAATAAPSPAATAPEAQPAWTPPPAPQSGVPPLPPSYQPAAPAPAAQWPAQPQPDAAAQPDQAPNPQGGYGFPQPQAQPQPPAPAPNPQGGYGFPHPGSQPGAHPGAQPPAAPQQPFHPQAPQPAPAGWNQPPAPGQPTPPAGYGFPQPGSENAAAPATPPTPPAPPQGGYGFPHPQAQPQPPAPAPNAQGGYGFPHPGAQPGAQPPAAPQPSGYGFPQPAPGAPNQPNPQAQQGGYGFPQPPQPPAQQGHPGAPQQPNPAHPHAPHPNAAPPNAPQPQPQPQQYPAQPPAAGPGPDAAAAWPQAMQHDQRHTANPSATPLGYTAAVELSSDRLINSKKQKAKSSRPTAGGKFKLGGKKEEAERQRKLELIRTPVLSCYRIAVISLKGGVGKTTTTTALGSTLAIERQDKILAIDANPDAGTLGRRVRRETGATIRDLVQAIPHLNSYMDIRRFTSQAPSGLEIIANDVDPAVSTTFNDEDYRRAIDVLGNQYPVILTDSGTGLLYSAMRGVLDLADQLIIISTPSVDGASSASTTLDWLSAHGYADLVSRSITVISGVRETGKMIKVEDIVTHFETRCRGVIVVPFDEHLSAGAEVDLDMMRPKVREAYFNLAAMVAEDFVRHQQMHGLWTNEGSNQQPPLVAPPMPGQQMPGQPYPGQAPGQPTPYPQQPGQPGQPAPGQPYGQPYPQQGPPPAQPGHPGQQPYPQQGQPPAGPPQQEGYGYPPQGYGYPQPGQAPPPPPPQQ
- the eccE gene encoding type VII secretion protein EccE — translated: MLEVAAAVVVTGWVIGTVALVPAGVVAAVLVVLALVRRRGLSLPEWLGTLLALRARTRKAANTVVPPGTDSALAPAVECDPTLRTYSFTRGDDRDQRRPVGMVGDGGFITAVLQVESDAGALRAERSRRPLPLALVQDALEVDGIQLESAQVVVHTQPAPALHLPQQSVVVSNYAPLQAQAGSPAVRITWIALKLDPELCPEAVAARGGGLRGAQKCLVRAAEHLSSRLTGAGFQANLLTEEELTSAIATSACANPMVTAQAAPIGPDESPQRRTEESSRSWRCDNRRHTTYWVRRWPQLGASGTSLAQLVAQLTAVPALATTFSLTLARGGRQDVNVTGHLRITGRSNQELTNARRDLERAARGAKAGLARLDREQLPGVLATLPLGGAR